The genomic region GGCAACCGCTACCGGTACTTGGATCTTGCCTATATGCCTGGCGGTGCGAAAGGCTGTATTGAAATCCATGGATACAAGTCTCACGCAAGAGATATTGAAGCATGGAGATTTAAGGATTTGTGCATGAAGCAGGCGTATTTAACGCTGGACGATTGGGTGTTTTTGCCGATTGCCTATTTGTCGATTACCGATGAGCCGGAAGCCTGCAAGCAACTAGTGCTCTCGTTTGTCGGTAAATTTGTGTCCATGCCGACGCACCGTTCGCTTAGTTGGGCAGAGGCGGAAACAATGCGGTATGCGCGGGGCATGCTGCGTCCATTTACTTCCGGCGAATTGGCGTCCCACTTGCAGCGATCCGACCGACAAGCCCGGCGCATCCTGGACAAGCTTATCGGGATGAATCTGCTGAGGGTCGTGAATAACCAGCATCGGTATCGTACCTATCAATTGGAGTGACAATCGCGCGTGATCTCCTGCTGCTACCTGCCTCGCGCCTCGGTCGTGGCGGGCTCCTGCTGCTACCTGCCTGGCGTCTCAGTCGTGGACGGGCTCCTGCTGCTACCTGCCTCGCGCCTCGGTCGTAGCGGGCTCCTGCTGCTATCTGCCTGGCGTCTCAGTCGTGGACGGGCTCCTGCTGCTACCTGCCTGGCGTCTCAGTCGTGGACGGGCTCTGCTGCTTTCGGCCTTTCGCCTCGGTCATGTATGTCCGTTAGAGGACGAATTCTCGTTTTTTCGTGATTTAACGGTCGCGGTTGTCCATTAGAGATTGAAAATCAACGATTCTGCACGCACATTCCACTCTAATGGACATACGTGTCCCTTACATGCTCATTTTCCCAAAAAACTGCCTCTAATGGACATGCATGTCCGCCTCTGGACATAGCGGAGTCCGGGCTTCGCCTGCTGCAGTTGTTGTTCTGTAAATACCCGGCCCCGGCCCATCTGCCTGATGCGAGTTTCCCGCAGAGTACACCTCCTATATCGGTCGTGGGCAACAGCCCTGAACAAACTTCATTCAACTTCACCCGCGCATCTCTCGTCCACTTCATATAAGGGGAAAGGGGATGAGCAATATAAAGCGATCTATCTTGTTCTGGCTCAGCTTGCTCTGCATAACCATCATGGTGGGTTGCGGCCGTACAGATTCAGGGACACAGGTCCACCCTACTTCTGTATCGAATCTGCAAATGCCGGCAACTCCCGAACTGAGTGCTGACGAGACCCGCGCCAGTATCAAACACGCCGCAGCATTCGATCCGAAGGAAGTAAAAGCGGGAGATACGATTGCTGGGTTGACGGTCAAGTCGATTCGAACCGGCGACAATCCGACACAATATGCGATTGTTGACTTGGAGGGAGAGTTGACCGTAAACGGCTATTATTATCACACGGGTGCCATGCTCAACTTCCAGCCGGATCTTCCTTCCTTGGAGTTGATCCCCCATGTGAAAGATGCCTATGTTCTCCACTACCGGGATGGTGTAAAGGTACCGCGCATGCCTCGGTTCTCCTTCGATGTCTCGAGTTACGATGCGCTCGCTTCATCTGCAGCAGGAATGGGCTATGCCACCATGGTGTTGTCCGATTACACCATTTACTATGTGCCGGAAGCCAACTCTTGGATGACCGAATCAGTCATCCAAGACGGTCGGTTATTCATGCAGCTTGGTGAAGATCTGCTTCCCTTCGGCTTCCGCTACATAGAGGACGATGCCACGCCGATTTCGCTTGCCGAAGAGGCCGAGGTCCATGTCTTGTCGCTCCCGGATGAAGCAACCCTCGATGAAAATGGAGCTATCATCTGGAACGATATGACGGTTCGCAAGGATATGTTGGCGGCATGGTTCAGTTCGGAAGATCATCTGCATGCATCTTCATTGGTTGGCAATCATGCTGCGCTGCTCCAACATGAGCTGCTTTCTCTTCCGCAGATTGGCAATGCCCATCTGTTGGTGGTCGAGCGGGACAAGTGGGACGATGCGATAGGTCATTATAATGGTGTGGAGTATGAGTACTGGATTGTCGTGCTGCGGGAAGATCCGATGGTTCAACTGGCCGGAGACGACTACATGCATGCTTTTTGTCTAATTGGTGTTAGGGATCAGCAAAGCGAAGCAGCGGAGCAACATATGCTGGAATTGGCCGCCTTGCATTGGAATGTCCCGAGCGAGGAGTTCTACTGGAACGATTGAGAAAAAGCGCACACTCCCATGGAAGAGTGTGCGCTGTATGAATCAAGGAGCTTGTCGTACACCACGGGACAATTCAGTCAAAATCATGCCGAGAGCGAAGGCGCCGGCATCCGGATGGCCCAGGCTTCTGTCGCCGACGGTTCCGGCACGGCCCATTCTGGCGACCATTTCCTTAGTCTTCTCGGCTCCAGCAACAGCCGCTGCCGCCGCTTGGGCAAATGTCGTCTTCCAATCCTCGCCTGCCGCGGCACTGCCGGACCATGCTTGGGCAAACGGCACAAGCGCATCGATCAATGTCTTGTCACCCACAATCGCTCCTCGTCCGAACGACCGCTCGCCAATATCCTGAATGCCTTTGACGGAGGCGGACAGCAAGGAAGACATACCATCTACCGTCAGTTCCCGCCGATCTCCCGCAGCTTTCCCCGCAGCCCGGAAGGCCGATCCCCAGATCGGACCGGAAGCGCCTCCGCAATGCTCCATAAGCACCAGCGAGCAGGCATCCAGGAAGCTGCCTATCGTCAAATCCTGCTGCTCCAGTATGGAACGCCACTCCCGTTTCAACTGCTTGAAGCCCTTGGCGAGGCTCATGCCGAAATCGCCGTCGCCGGCATGCGAATCCAATTCGCAGAAATATACTTCATTCTTGATGACAATCTCGCTCATCTTGTCCACCAGATAAACGAGGTTGTCCAGCGTAAGCTTGCCGTTCCGGATGATCGCATGCTCCTCCGCTGTTTCCGCTTCGAAGGAAACGGGGCCTTCTGTCTCTTCGTCCGCCACATGCGTATAGGCGACAGCAGGCACAGGGCCGTCAACCCGGAAGGCTGGCGCATAGCTTTCCTTCGAGAGCAGCGTCTTCAATTCGTCGTCCAGCTTCATCACTGATAGCGACAGACCAGCCATCTCAATGCTCGTCATGTAATTGCCGACGAACGATCGGACGACCTGAATCTGCCTATTGGCGAGTTCCCGGACGACCGCTTGATAGAATACATACAGCTCTTGCTGCGGCGTCGCCCCGAAACCATTAACCAGTACGGCGACGTCGGCCGCATTCTGTTCGCCTATTCCCAAATCCTTCAGCAGCGCTGTTGTCATGCGCGCAGCCAGCTCATCAGCGGTTGTAATCTTCTCTCGCCGAATGCCGGGCTCCCCGTGAATGCCCGCCCCATACTCCATCTCGTCCTCAGCCAATTCGAACGTGGGAGTACCGCTGGCAGGAACAATGCAGGATGTCAGCGCCACGCCGATGCTGCGAACCTGAAGAGCCGCTTTCTCCGCAACTGCTTTCACTTGCTGCAGATTTCTCCCTTCCTCGGCTGCGGCTCCTGCAATCTTATGTACCAGCACAACGCCCGCAACGCCCCGGCGGCCAACCGTATAGAGACTGTCCTCCACAGCAATATCGTCGCTGACCCGGATATGATCGACCTCAATGCCGTCCTCTGCAGCCATATGCGCGGCATTTGTGAAGTTCATCACGTCGCCGCTGTAATTTTTGATAATCAGGAGCGTTCCCGGTTTGCTTGCCGTAGCTTTGATCGCTTGATACACCTGGATCTGGGAAGGTGATGCGAATACCTCTCCGCATACTGCCGCATCGAGCATGCCTTTGCCGATAAATCCGGCATGAGCGGGCTCATGACCGCTGCCCCCGCCGCTAATCAGACTAACTTTGTCTTTATTAATTTCCTTCTTTTTAATCACCTTGTACTTCTCCAGAAGCTCAAGCTCCGGATGGGCCAATACGATCCCCCTGCACATCTCGATGACAAGGCTCGCCGGCGTATTGATGATCTTCTTCACTTGCAATTCCTCCTTATACCTAAGTCATGCTAAATGTGTAGTTGGAAAGTCGGTGGAACAAAAACAAATGAGGATTTCCGATCGTCTATTGACGTCCGATCATTGGACGAACGCTATCTGAAATTTTCGTCAGTTCTATTATGCTGCATGGGCAATACCTTCGTCAAAGCTTCGACCATGATTCCATAGAAAATTCCACATATCGCCGTGCAGCGCTCTCATTTCTCTATTCCCTTCCAAGCCGCATAGAAGGCATTCAAGCTAAATTTCAAGATATTAATACGGTGTATTAAAAAAAAAAACGGCCTGTCGTTACCGACAGACCATCTGGAATAATTGAATTACTCCTCCGTATTAAGGTGAAAGCTTTGATCCCCGATTTGCACATAGACTCGGCCATCGTCCCGTTGAGGCGGGACGGCAAAGACATGCCGTTCCACGGTGCCATCATCGAACTTCAATTCGATCGTGTTCCCTCCGATTGCATACGTCCCATGGACGGCGTCGCTCACAGCTGAAGAATCTGTGCGGGCGTTGCCAGTATCCAGCGACGCAAGGGAAGATTGATCACTGGCAAAGGTTCCATCCGGATAAAAGGTCAGGTAATTGGTCCAGGATGATGAGTACGGTGTTACCCCAACCAAACCTATGTATCCTTGGGAAATGTACTCACCGCCAAGCTTCGTCCCCTCCGGTACCGGCACAACCTTCCTCATGGTTACTTCGTCAATGGTTAACGCCCCGTCTTCATTAATGGAAATGGAGAGCGGTTCTTCCCCGGCAATAACCAGCTTATTGCTTTCGATTGTATACGAAAGACAAGCGTCCTTGGCACAATCAATCGTTTCTGGCCCGCCGCCCTGCGGTTGTCCAACCACTACTTTCTGATCCGGCAAGAACGTGTAGAATAGCCAGCATACGCCGCCGCATTGGTACCCGCCGTAATCAAATCGCCCGCCATAATACATGCCTTGCAGTTGATCGAGTTGTATAGTAGAAGCATCTTCATGTACAGCGGGCGGAAGGACTATTGCCGGATCTTGGCCGGATGCATCCTGACCCTTCTCGGCCTCGCTTGCTGCCGCATTAATCTCCTCTTGGAGCCGATCCAGCTCTGCCTTCAGATCTTCCATCGCGATGCCATAGGAAGACACATATTCGGGTGTATATACAAGAATCTCTCGATGCACGCCATTCCAATGTACCAATGAACCTGTTGATTCGCCAACGAATCGAAGCGGTACCAGTGTGTGGCCGTCATAAGCCACTGCCGGTCGGTCCAGCTTCATTACGCTGCCATTCACCAACGCTTCTTCGCTATTCAAAACCAATTGCAATGCCGCGCCTTCCTTAGCGGCCAATATGGTGAGGTCCTCTTCCCTCCATGTGACCTCCATGCCCAAAGCTTCGAACAATGGCCGCATCTGGACAACCGTTGTTCCCGAATCGACATCCGGGTCTATGGCAAATGAAATCTGTTCATCATTTACATACACATCGATCGGCTTCCATGAAGCGTGTGACACTTGATTCAGTGCTACAAGCAGGATGAACCCAAGCACGATCAATGCGGCAACCTTCAACAGCGTTTTATTCGTTTTATGCAGAACAAGTTGCAGCATGCATTCACTCCTTTTCCAATTCATTCTACAAATTCCATCCGATTATATCATGGTTCTAACGATGCATGTAATCGTACGAAGGTCACAATTTGACACTACTCATGACAACCTTTGTCTTGATTTTTCATCCAAAGAGCATGGAGAAATCATTCCAATCATAAGTTTTTCCGACGGACGAAAAACAATTTTTCCCCACTGTCTTGGGCAACCGGTCAGCAGA from Xylanibacillus composti harbors:
- a CDS encoding transcriptional regulator; amino-acid sequence: MIRFETMMDEWVSKQIAEEANPRRREILQKGLGHGTKEFLRTVWYPAVGNLKHLYPEWEVRDYGNRYRYLDLAYMPGGAKGCIEIHGYKSHARDIEAWRFKDLCMKQAYLTLDDWVFLPIAYLSITDEPEACKQLVLSFVGKFVSMPTHRSLSWAEAETMRYARGMLRPFTSGELASHLQRSDRQARRILDKLIGMNLLRVVNNQHRYRTYQLE
- the dhaK gene encoding dihydroxyacetone kinase subunit DhaK produces the protein MKKIINTPASLVIEMCRGIVLAHPELELLEKYKVIKKKEINKDKVSLISGGGSGHEPAHAGFIGKGMLDAAVCGEVFASPSQIQVYQAIKATASKPGTLLIIKNYSGDVMNFTNAAHMAAEDGIEVDHIRVSDDIAVEDSLYTVGRRGVAGVVLVHKIAGAAAEEGRNLQQVKAVAEKAALQVRSIGVALTSCIVPASGTPTFELAEDEMEYGAGIHGEPGIRREKITTADELAARMTTALLKDLGIGEQNAADVAVLVNGFGATPQQELYVFYQAVVRELANRQIQVVRSFVGNYMTSIEMAGLSLSVMKLDDELKTLLSKESYAPAFRVDGPVPAVAYTHVADEETEGPVSFEAETAEEHAIIRNGKLTLDNLVYLVDKMSEIVIKNEVYFCELDSHAGDGDFGMSLAKGFKQLKREWRSILEQQDLTIGSFLDACSLVLMEHCGGASGPIWGSAFRAAGKAAGDRRELTVDGMSSLLSASVKGIQDIGERSFGRGAIVGDKTLIDALVPFAQAWSGSAAAGEDWKTTFAQAAAAAVAGAEKTKEMVARMGRAGTVGDRSLGHPDAGAFALGMILTELSRGVRQAP
- a CDS encoding copper amine oxidase N-terminal domain-containing protein, translating into MLQLVLHKTNKTLLKVAALIVLGFILLVALNQVSHASWKPIDVYVNDEQISFAIDPDVDSGTTVVQMRPLFEALGMEVTWREEDLTILAAKEGAALQLVLNSEEALVNGSVMKLDRPAVAYDGHTLVPLRFVGESTGSLVHWNGVHREILVYTPEYVSSYGIAMEDLKAELDRLQEEINAAASEAEKGQDASGQDPAIVLPPAVHEDASTIQLDQLQGMYYGGRFDYGGYQCGGVCWLFYTFLPDQKVVVGQPQGGGPETIDCAKDACLSYTIESNKLVIAGEEPLSISINEDGALTIDEVTMRKVVPVPEGTKLGGEYISQGYIGLVGVTPYSSSWTNYLTFYPDGTFASDQSSLASLDTGNARTDSSAVSDAVHGTYAIGGNTIELKFDDGTVERHVFAVPPQRDDGRVYVQIGDQSFHLNTEE